From the Halichoerus grypus chromosome 3, mHalGry1.hap1.1, whole genome shotgun sequence genome, one window contains:
- the PHYHIP gene encoding phytanoyl-CoA hydroxylase-interacting protein has translation MELLSTPHSIEVNNITCDSFRISWAMENSDLERVTHYFIDLNKKENKNSNKFKHRDVPTKLVAKAVPLPMTVRGHWFLSPRTEYSVAVQTAVKQSDGEYLVSGWSETVEFCTGDYAKEHLAQLQEKAEQIAGRMLRFSVFYRNHHKEYFQHARTHCGNMLQPYLKDNSGSHGSPTSGMLHGVFFSCNTEFNTGQPPQDSPYGRWRFQIPAQRLFNPSTNLYFADFYCMYTAYHYAILVLAPKGSLGDRFCRDRLPLLDIACNKFLTCSVEDGELIFRHAQDLILEIIYTEPVDLSLGTLGEISGHQLMSLSTADAKKDPSCKTCNISVGR, from the exons ATGGAGCTGCTGTCCACGCCCCACAGCATCGAGGTCAACAACATCACCTGTGACTCCTTCCGCATCTCCTGGGCCATGGAGAACAGTGACCTGGAGAGGGTCACCCATTACTTCATTGACCTTAACAAGAAGGAGAACAAGAACTCCAACAAGTTCAAGCACCGG GATGTCCCCACCAAGCTTGTGGCCAAGGCCGTGCCACTGCCCATGACAGTAAGAGGCCACTGGTTCCTGAGCCCCCGCACGGAGTACAGCGTGGCCGTGCAGACGGCCGTGAAGCAGAGTGACGGGGAGTACCTGGTGTCCGGCTGGAGCGAGACGGTCGAGTTCTGCACCGGGG ATTATGCCAAGGAGCACCTGGCCCAGCTGCAGGAGAAGGCTGAGCAGATCGCAGGCCGCATGCTCCGCTTCTCCGTCTTCTACCGCAACCACCACAAGGAGTACTTCCAGCATGCCAG GACCCACTGCGGGAACATGCTGCAGCCCTACCTGAAGGACAACAGCGGCAGCCATGGCTCCCCAACCAGCGGCATGCTCCACGGGGTCTTCTTCAGCTGCAACACAGAGTTCAACACAGGCCAGCCTCCTCAGGACTCCCCCTATGGCCGCTGGCGCTTCCAGATCCCTGCCCAGCGCCTTTTCAACCCCAGCACCAACCTCTACTTTGCGGACTTCTACTGTATGTACACAGCTTACCACTATGCCATCCTGGTGCTGGCCCCCAAGGGCTCCCTGGGGGACCGCTTCTGCCGTGACCGCCTGCCCCTCCTGGACATTGCCTGCAACAAGTTCCTGACCTGCAGCGTGGAGGATGGGGAGCTGATCTTCCGCCATGCCCAGGACCTCATCCTGGAGATCATCTATACTGAGCCCGTTGACCTGTCCCTGGGCACCCTGGGGGAGATCAGCGGGCACCAGCTCATGAGCCTGTCCACTGCTGACGCCAAGAAAGACCCCAGCTGCAAGACCTGCAACATCAGTGTGGGCCGCTAG